A single region of the Rhizobium sp. NLR16a genome encodes:
- the bla gene encoding class A beta-lactamase: protein MDISLTRRTLIGSVLCLPALSLSTLARAANAQETAGEGDDNIEHRLAALEKRTGGRLGVSVLDTQTSISFGYRGSEAFPMCSTFKALAAGFVLARADKGQESLERRVTYGSDKLVDYSPVSEKHAGADGMTLAELCEAAVTVSDNTAGNLLLESFGGPPALTDWLRSIGDGTTRLDRTEPTLNEGRKGDPRDTTAPDAMLDTLGNLTLGSVLTGASCDKLIAWLVASTTGKERLRAGLPADWKVGDKTGTGQNGSLGDIAVIWPPDRGPIVAAVYIAEATVPAKELNLIFAEVGKMVTEMV, encoded by the coding sequence ATGGATATCAGCCTTACTCGCCGCACGCTGATCGGCTCGGTACTCTGCCTGCCTGCTTTGAGCCTGTCCACGCTGGCGCGTGCCGCCAATGCGCAGGAAACTGCCGGGGAGGGCGACGACAATATCGAGCATCGCCTTGCCGCGCTCGAAAAGCGCACCGGCGGCCGTCTCGGCGTCTCGGTGCTCGATACCCAGACGAGCATCTCCTTCGGCTATCGCGGCAGCGAGGCCTTTCCGATGTGCAGCACCTTCAAGGCGCTGGCCGCAGGCTTCGTCCTTGCCCGCGCCGACAAGGGGCAGGAGAGCCTCGAGCGGCGGGTGACCTACGGTAGCGACAAGCTCGTCGACTATTCGCCGGTCAGCGAAAAACACGCCGGTGCCGACGGCATGACCCTCGCCGAACTCTGCGAGGCGGCGGTGACCGTTAGCGACAACACCGCCGGCAACCTGCTGCTCGAAAGTTTCGGCGGTCCGCCGGCGCTGACCGACTGGCTGCGCTCGATCGGCGACGGCACGACCCGTCTCGACCGCACCGAACCGACACTGAACGAGGGTCGCAAGGGCGATCCGCGCGACACGACGGCACCCGACGCGATGCTCGATACGCTCGGCAATCTGACGCTCGGTTCGGTGCTGACTGGGGCCTCTTGCGACAAGCTGATCGCCTGGCTGGTGGCAAGCACCACGGGCAAGGAGCGGCTGCGGGCCGGCCTGCCTGCCGATTGGAAGGTCGGCGACAAGACCGGCACCGGCCAAAACGGCTCCCTCGGCGACATCGCCGTCATCTGGCCGCCCGACCGCGGCCCGATCGTCGCAGCCGTCTATATCGCCGAGGCGACCGTGCCGGCCAAGGAGCTCAACCTGATCTTTGCCGAAGTCGGCAAGATGGTAACCGAGATGGTGTGA
- a CDS encoding GNAT family N-acetyltransferase, which yields MTEIEDSEISLMRPSVVTIRTAKPRDLPELNDMIALLAAHHGDAAATTPEQLERDLFGPLPWITALVAETGEGLIGYAILVPLYRAQEGKRGMDLHHLFVRDGHRGHGTGQLLVDRARETARNAGCGYLSVSAATGNVLAHRFYEQMDFTPRPVTGMRYMQSIA from the coding sequence ATGACCGAAATCGAAGACAGCGAAATTTCACTGATGCGGCCATCGGTGGTGACGATCCGCACCGCCAAACCGCGCGATCTGCCCGAGCTCAACGACATGATCGCCCTGCTTGCCGCCCATCACGGCGATGCGGCCGCCACGACGCCGGAGCAATTGGAGCGCGACCTGTTCGGCCCGCTGCCCTGGATTACCGCGCTTGTCGCCGAAACCGGCGAAGGGCTGATCGGCTACGCGATTCTGGTGCCGCTCTACAGGGCGCAGGAAGGCAAGCGCGGCATGGACCTGCACCATCTCTTCGTGCGCGACGGCCATCGCGGCCATGGCACCGGCCAGTTGCTCGTCGACCGGGCCCGCGAGACGGCGCGCAATGCCGGCTGCGGCTACCTTTCCGTCAGCGCCGCGACCGGCAATGTGCTCGCCCACCGCTTCTACGAACAGATGGATTTCACGCCGAGGCCGGTGACCGGCATGCGTTACATGCAGTCGATCGCTTAA
- a CDS encoding glutathione S-transferase produces the protein MPDFKLHCFALSGNAYKVALFFALAGIEWESIFVDYLGGETRTEQWRETINEQGEAPVLEHGQTKISQSGVILDYLSEVTGQFGAQTAEERREIMRWILFDNHKFTSYYATLRFIYGLQKSGETPVVEFLRLRAKAAYAIVDGHLAHRAFMVGSRLTIADLSLAGYVFMPEETGIDHSAYPAIAAWKDRISSMPGWRHPYDLMPGPTSL, from the coding sequence ATGCCTGACTTCAAACTCCATTGCTTCGCTCTCTCGGGGAACGCCTACAAGGTCGCCCTCTTCTTCGCCCTTGCCGGCATCGAGTGGGAGAGCATTTTCGTCGATTATCTCGGCGGTGAAACGCGAACCGAACAATGGCGAGAAACCATCAACGAACAGGGCGAGGCGCCCGTCCTCGAACATGGGCAAACGAAGATCAGCCAATCGGGGGTCATCCTCGACTACTTGTCAGAGGTGACGGGGCAGTTTGGGGCGCAGACAGCCGAAGAACGGCGCGAGATCATGCGCTGGATCCTTTTCGACAACCATAAATTCACGAGCTATTACGCGACCCTGAGGTTCATTTACGGCCTTCAGAAGAGCGGCGAGACACCGGTCGTCGAGTTTTTGAGGCTGCGGGCCAAGGCTGCCTATGCAATTGTCGACGGCCACCTTGCCCACCGGGCCTTTATGGTCGGGAGCCGCCTGACAATCGCAGACCTCTCCTTGGCAGGCTACGTCTTCATGCCAGAGGAAACCGGGATTGATCACAGCGCCTATCCGGCTATCGCGGCCTGGAAAGACCGGATCAGCAGCATGCCCGGCTGGCGCCATCCCTATGATCTGATGCCGGGTCCCACCTCCCTTTAA
- a CDS encoding cytochrome c, with translation MIRRFIRFLLCLIGVVVLGGGAFYLVTAPDPLPESHWAGLGAPDPANGEMVFRAGGCVSCHSAPGSEGDARLTLSGGLALKSPFGTFHVPNISPDEKAGIGAWTLAEFGNAMKRGVGPDGQHLYPSFPYGSYSRMSDKDVNDLFAFLKTLPKSANVAPPHELPFPYNIRLALGGWKFLYFNDQPRVALAKNDDKIKRGQYLVEGPGHCGECHTPRNGLGGFQADLWLAGAPNPEGKGRIPDITPASKSIGGWSEADIANYLETGFTPDFDSVGGSMVDVQQNIARLPAADREAIAAYLKAVPGR, from the coding sequence ATGATCCGCAGGTTCATCCGGTTTCTGCTCTGTCTGATCGGCGTCGTCGTTCTCGGCGGCGGCGCCTTCTATCTCGTCACCGCGCCCGATCCGCTGCCGGAGAGCCATTGGGCCGGTCTCGGCGCGCCGGATCCGGCAAACGGTGAGATGGTCTTCCGGGCGGGCGGCTGCGTCAGCTGTCATTCAGCACCCGGTTCCGAAGGCGATGCCAGGCTGACGCTGTCGGGCGGCCTGGCGCTGAAGAGCCCGTTCGGCACCTTCCACGTGCCGAACATTTCGCCGGATGAAAAGGCCGGCATCGGCGCCTGGACGCTGGCCGAATTCGGCAATGCGATGAAGCGCGGCGTCGGCCCGGATGGCCAGCATCTTTACCCGTCTTTTCCCTATGGCTCCTATTCCCGCATGAGCGACAAGGACGTCAACGATCTCTTCGCCTTCCTGAAGACCCTGCCGAAGAGCGCCAACGTCGCGCCCCCGCATGAACTGCCCTTTCCTTACAACATCCGCCTTGCGCTCGGCGGCTGGAAATTCCTCTATTTCAACGATCAGCCGCGCGTCGCGCTCGCCAAGAACGACGACAAGATCAAGCGCGGGCAGTATCTCGTCGAAGGCCCCGGCCATTGCGGCGAGTGCCACACGCCGCGCAATGGGCTCGGCGGCTTCCAGGCCGATTTGTGGCTCGCCGGCGCTCCTAACCCCGAGGGGAAGGGGCGCATACCCGATATCACCCCGGCCTCCAAGAGCATCGGCGGCTGGAGCGAGGCCGATATCGCCAACTACCTCGAAACCGGCTTCACGCCCGATTTCGATTCCGTCGGCGGTTCGATGGTCGATGTGCAGCAGAACATCGCCCGCCTGCCGGCTGCCGACCGCGAGGCGATCGCCGCCTATTTGAAGGCCGTGCCGGGGCGTTAG
- a CDS encoding cytochrome c, with protein MNWKAVAAAAAMAGIAFGSVTAADGTHDSRIALMKKIGGSAGAMAAIAKGEKPYDAETVKAALTTIAATAKVFPDQFNPGSDMNDPEVSPKVWENMDDFKARAAKLSTDAETALAQLPADAAAVGATINTLGANCGGCHKAYRIKN; from the coding sequence ATGAATTGGAAAGCAGTAGCTGCCGCCGCAGCGATGGCCGGCATCGCCTTCGGGTCGGTGACCGCCGCCGATGGCACCCATGATTCGCGCATTGCGCTGATGAAGAAGATCGGCGGTTCGGCGGGCGCCATGGCCGCCATCGCCAAGGGCGAGAAGCCCTATGATGCCGAGACGGTAAAGGCGGCGCTGACGACGATCGCCGCCACCGCCAAGGTTTTCCCCGATCAGTTCAATCCGGGCAGCGATATGAACGATCCCGAGGTCAGCCCGAAGGTCTGGGAAAACATGGACGACTTCAAGGCGCGTGCCGCAAAGCTCTCGACTGACGCCGAGACCGCGCTGGCTCAGCTTCCGGCCGATGCCGCCGCTGTCGGCGCGACCATAAACACCCTCGGCGCCAATTGCGGCGGCTGTCACAAGGCCTATCGTATCAAGAATTGA
- a CDS encoding LysE family translocator, translated as MNYHENLWLFFTLLFGIIIVPGMDMLFVLANSLTGGIRRGLAATGGIMAGGAVHSAYGAAGVGVLVTMLPQLFNLLLFAGVGYMIWIGVSLMRSSITVEVVGPATARSGWRAFCQGAVTCLVNPKAYIFMFAVYPQFLRPEYGPVWMQGVIMGAMTIVTQFAVYGTLAMTAGRSRDLLVANPDATAFVGRCAGLLLVAVSAFSLWQGWKTT; from the coding sequence ATGAATTACCATGAAAACCTCTGGCTATTCTTCACCCTTCTCTTCGGCATCATCATCGTGCCGGGCATGGACATGCTCTTCGTGCTTGCCAATTCGCTGACCGGCGGTATCAGGCGGGGGCTCGCGGCAACGGGCGGTATCATGGCGGGCGGCGCCGTGCATTCGGCCTATGGCGCGGCCGGCGTCGGCGTGCTCGTCACCATGCTGCCGCAGCTCTTCAACCTGCTGCTCTTTGCCGGCGTCGGTTATATGATCTGGATTGGCGTTTCGCTGATGCGCAGTTCGATCACCGTCGAGGTGGTCGGGCCGGCGACGGCGCGCTCTGGCTGGCGCGCCTTCTGCCAGGGCGCCGTCACCTGTCTCGTCAATCCCAAGGCCTATATTTTCATGTTCGCGGTCTACCCGCAGTTCCTGAGACCGGAATATGGCCCGGTCTGGATGCAGGGTGTGATCATGGGCGCCATGACTATCGTCACGCAGTTCGCCGTTTACGGAACGCTGGCGATGACGGCAGGCCGCAGCCGCGACCTGCTGGTGGCAAATCCCGACGCCACGGCCTTTGTCGGCCGTTGCGCCGGACTGCTCCTGGTTGCGGTCTCCGCTTTCAGCCTCTGGCAAGGTTGGAAAACCACCTGA
- a CDS encoding YafY family protein, with protein MRKASRLFEIIQILRLARKPMTAAVMAETLEVTVRSIYRDIAALQAMRVPIEGGRGIGYIMRPGFDLPPLMFSIEEMEAIVLSLALLERTGDEELKQAARRVNRKISGAVPAPLREALDNKALYAWGSTVQPVGFDLAIVRRAIRDERKLTLAYRDELGRASERTVQPIALIYYSQTANIVAWCELRQAIRNFRSDRVERCDASDDFFKGDGDRLRQLWTSGWAEKAVTV; from the coding sequence ATGCGCAAGGCCTCGCGGCTTTTCGAGATCATCCAGATCCTGAGGCTCGCCAGAAAACCGATGACGGCGGCTGTCATGGCCGAGACGCTCGAAGTGACCGTGCGCTCGATCTATCGCGACATCGCCGCCCTTCAGGCAATGCGGGTGCCGATCGAAGGCGGGCGCGGCATCGGATACATCATGCGGCCGGGCTTCGACCTGCCGCCCCTGATGTTCTCGATCGAGGAGATGGAGGCGATCGTTCTGTCGCTGGCGCTGCTCGAACGTACGGGCGACGAGGAGCTGAAGCAGGCCGCCCGCCGGGTCAACCGGAAGATATCAGGCGCCGTGCCGGCGCCGCTGCGCGAGGCGCTGGACAACAAGGCGCTTTATGCCTGGGGCTCGACCGTGCAGCCGGTGGGCTTCGACCTTGCGATCGTGCGCCGGGCGATCCGCGACGAACGCAAGCTGACGCTCGCCTATCGCGACGAGCTCGGCCGCGCCAGCGAGCGGACGGTGCAGCCGATCGCGCTGATCTACTATTCGCAGACCGCCAATATCGTCGCCTGGTGCGAACTGCGCCAGGCAATCCGCAATTTCCGCAGCGACCGGGTGGAGCGTTGCGATGCGAGCGACGATTTCTTCAAGGGCGACGGTGACCGGCTGCGGCAATTGTGGACGAGCGGGTGGGCGGAAAAGGCTGTGACGGTGTGA
- a CDS encoding metallophosphoesterase has product MSSSDVSPLRFGIIADPQYAAIPPHAAMDRYYANSLAKVAQAIEVFNGWELSFVMTLGDIIDRSFRSFDDILPVYGKLRHEALFLLGNHDFSVSAGHLSEVAARLGMPSPYYSFSRHGWRFVVLDGNEVSTFAPPDGHPHRALAAQMLAELEEKGARNAHRWNAALSDVQFAWLGDEIAEAAATGEKVIVMNHYPVHPPSEHGMWDSERIVALLASHANVVAYLNGHDHVGNYAKAGACHFVNFKGVVDTESENAFAIVELHPDRIDIRGFGREENRTLAY; this is encoded by the coding sequence ATGTCCTCTTCCGATGTTTCCCCGCTCCGCTTCGGCATCATCGCCGATCCGCAATATGCGGCGATCCCTCCGCATGCGGCCATGGACCGCTATTACGCCAACAGCCTCGCCAAGGTCGCCCAGGCGATCGAGGTCTTTAACGGCTGGGAATTGAGCTTCGTCATGACGCTCGGCGATATCATTGACCGCAGCTTCAGGAGCTTCGACGACATCCTGCCGGTCTACGGCAAGCTGAGGCACGAGGCGCTCTTCCTGCTCGGCAATCACGATTTCTCCGTCTCGGCGGGGCATCTCTCCGAAGTCGCCGCGCGTCTCGGCATGCCGTCGCCCTATTACAGTTTTTCCCGCCACGGCTGGCGCTTCGTCGTGCTCGACGGCAATGAGGTCAGCACCTTCGCGCCGCCCGATGGCCATCCGCACCGCGCCCTTGCCGCGCAAATGCTGGCCGAGCTGGAGGAGAAAGGCGCCAGGAATGCCCATCGGTGGAATGCTGCGCTGAGCGACGTGCAGTTCGCCTGGCTAGGCGATGAAATCGCAGAGGCAGCTGCGACCGGCGAGAAGGTGATCGTCATGAATCACTATCCCGTGCATCCGCCAAGTGAGCACGGCATGTGGGACAGCGAGCGCATCGTCGCGCTGCTCGCCTCTCATGCCAATGTCGTCGCCTATCTCAACGGTCACGACCACGTCGGCAATTACGCCAAGGCCGGCGCCTGCCACTTCGTCAATTTCAAGGGCGTAGTCGACACCGAAAGTGAAAACGCCTTCGCGATTGTCGAACTCCACCCTGACCGCATCGATATCCGCGGCTTCGGCCGCGAGGAGAACCGCACGCTGGCTTATTAG
- a CDS encoding superoxide dismutase yields the protein MAFELPELPYDYEALAPFMSKETLEFHHDKHHKAYVDNGNKLAAEAGLSDLSLEEVVKKSFGTNAGLFNNAAQHYNHIHFWKWMKKGGGGNKLPGKLEAAFASDLGGYDKFKADFANAGATQFGSGWAWVSVKNGKLEISKTPNGENPLVHGATPILGVDVWEHSYYIDYRNARPKYLEAFIDSLINWDYVLERYEEATK from the coding sequence ATGGCTTTCGAATTGCCTGAACTTCCCTATGATTACGAAGCGCTTGCCCCCTTCATGTCGAAGGAAACGCTGGAGTTTCACCACGACAAGCACCACAAGGCCTATGTCGACAACGGCAACAAGCTCGCCGCCGAAGCCGGCCTTTCGGACCTCTCGCTCGAAGAGGTCGTGAAGAAGTCCTTCGGCACCAATGCCGGCCTCTTCAACAACGCCGCCCAGCACTACAATCACATTCATTTCTGGAAATGGATGAAGAAGGGCGGCGGCGGCAACAAGCTGCCGGGCAAGCTCGAAGCGGCCTTCGCCTCCGATCTCGGCGGCTATGACAAGTTCAAGGCCGATTTCGCCAATGCCGGCGCCACCCAGTTCGGCTCCGGCTGGGCCTGGGTTTCCGTCAAGAACGGCAAGCTCGAAATCTCCAAGACCCCGAACGGCGAAAACCCGCTCGTCCATGGCGCCACGCCGATCCTCGGCGTCGACGTCTGGGAACACTCCTATTACATCGACTATCGCAACGCCCGCCCGAAATATCTCGAAGCCTTCATCGATAGCCTGATCAACTGGGACTACGTCCTGGAACGTTACGAAGAAGCCACGAAGTAA
- a CDS encoding class I SAM-dependent methyltransferase yields the protein MSELRNRAEDQQKIYQRWAPVYDRVYRGILRDGHRKLAALAAAAGTDILEVGVGTGLTLAHYPSRCRVTGIDISEHMIARAREKVRRENLQHVQALEVMDAHALHFADKSFDVVCLPFVITLIPEPERALDECARVLRPGGEIILASKLGDGAGLQGAIEAAVAPLVRHIGWSSAFRIHRIVAWAERRGDFSTTDILPVFPNGFFKIVRLKQRGFSS from the coding sequence ATGTCGGAGCTTCGCAACCGGGCGGAAGATCAGCAGAAAATCTATCAGCGCTGGGCACCGGTCTATGACCGCGTCTATCGCGGCATCCTGCGCGACGGCCACCGCAAGCTGGCCGCGCTGGCTGCCGCAGCCGGCACCGATATTCTTGAAGTTGGTGTCGGCACCGGTCTAACGCTCGCCCACTATCCGAGCCGCTGCCGGGTGACAGGCATCGACATTTCCGAACATATGATCGCACGCGCGCGCGAAAAGGTACGGCGCGAAAACCTGCAGCATGTGCAGGCGCTCGAGGTGATGGATGCACATGCGCTGCACTTTGCCGACAAGTCTTTCGACGTGGTCTGCCTGCCCTTCGTCATCACGCTGATTCCCGAGCCCGAACGGGCGCTGGACGAATGCGCCCGGGTGCTGCGGCCGGGCGGCGAGATCATCCTAGCCAGCAAGCTCGGCGACGGCGCCGGCCTTCAGGGCGCGATCGAGGCGGCGGTGGCGCCGCTGGTGCGTCACATCGGCTGGTCGTCCGCCTTCCGCATCCACCGCATCGTCGCCTGGGCCGAACGCCGCGGCGATTTTTCAACGACCGATATTCTGCCGGTCTTTCCGAACGGCTTTTTCAAGATCGTCCGGTTGAAGCAGCGCGGCTTTTCCTCCTGA
- a CDS encoding sulfite exporter TauE/SafE family protein, giving the protein MPSDIFFFIAVGFCAQIVDGALGMAFGVLSTTSLLAFGVPAANASAMTHVTEMFTTAASGLSHAYHRNVDWRLVARLAPAGMIGGAIGATLLANIDGKVIEPFVSAYLIAIGLLILYKGFRPPSKREVRDWAVPPVGFCGGLLDAIGGGGWGPVVTSTLVGRGHDLKRVIGSTNFTEFAVTLTISLTFVVTLGWSELNSAIGLIIGGVIAAPFGAIFVKRLPVRALMVAVSMVIITTSALRIF; this is encoded by the coding sequence ATGCCATCGGATATCTTCTTTTTCATCGCTGTCGGCTTCTGTGCGCAGATCGTCGACGGCGCGCTCGGTATGGCCTTCGGCGTGCTGTCGACGACGAGCCTCTTGGCCTTCGGGGTGCCGGCGGCCAATGCCAGCGCCATGACGCATGTGACGGAAATGTTTACGACGGCCGCGTCAGGCCTGTCGCATGCCTATCATCGCAATGTCGACTGGCGGCTGGTGGCGCGTCTAGCCCCGGCCGGCATGATCGGCGGCGCGATTGGCGCCACTCTGCTTGCCAATATAGACGGCAAGGTGATCGAACCCTTCGTGTCGGCCTATCTGATCGCGATCGGTCTGCTGATCCTCTACAAGGGCTTCCGACCACCGAGCAAACGCGAGGTGCGCGACTGGGCCGTGCCGCCCGTCGGCTTTTGCGGCGGCCTGCTGGATGCGATCGGCGGCGGCGGATGGGGTCCTGTCGTCACCAGTACGCTGGTCGGGCGCGGTCATGATCTGAAACGGGTAATCGGCTCGACGAATTTTACCGAATTCGCCGTGACGCTGACGATTTCGCTCACCTTCGTCGTGACGCTCGGCTGGTCTGAGCTCAATTCGGCGATCGGCCTCATTATCGGCGGCGTCATCGCCGCCCCCTTCGGCGCCATCTTCGTCAAGCGCCTGCCGGTGCGGGCGCTGATGGTGGCGGTCTCAATGGTCATCATCACGACGTCGGCGTTGCGGATCTTCTAA
- a CDS encoding nuclear transport factor 2 family protein, whose product MNEMRSRQQTVRDLYTAYLADRKDLVGAMLTEDFTFSSPRDDHIDRATYFERCWPKEPVFRAIHIEFLSVDGDEAVVRYRAEKLDGTSFANMESIRFRGDRIASVEVYFGRNL is encoded by the coding sequence ATGAACGAGATGCGATCCAGGCAACAGACTGTCCGCGATCTCTACACCGCCTATCTCGCCGATCGCAAGGACCTTGTCGGCGCCATGCTGACGGAGGATTTCACCTTCTCCAGCCCGCGTGACGACCATATCGACCGGGCGACCTATTTCGAGCGCTGCTGGCCCAAGGAGCCGGTCTTCCGCGCAATCCACATCGAGTTCCTGTCGGTCGACGGCGACGAGGCTGTTGTTCGCTACCGGGCCGAAAAACTGGACGGCACGAGCTTCGCCAACATGGAAAGCATTCGTTTCCGCGGCGATAGGATCGCCTCCGTGGAGGTCTATTTCGGCCGCAATCTCTGA
- a CDS encoding MFS transporter: MTDTQRDAASAGPGSIYWRRNLAVSLIGSFTTIVAMTLLLPFLPLYVEELGVTDHAAIVQWSGIAYGATFLAAALVAPLWGRLGDIYGRKLMLVRASLGMTLAISLMGMAGNVWQLVALRLFVGLAGGYSSGSMVLVATQTPKDRSAWALGVLSSGIMAGNLVGPLIGGALPQLIGIRGTFLAAGAIIFLAFLATTLLIKEEKSPARSLAAKASGGWRSINDRRPVIAMLATGMLLMLANMSIEPIITVYVAEIVPVDAQVTMISGLVMSAAALGSIVSASWLGRLADRVGHWPVIAGALVVAGLLLIPQALVTSPWQLIILRFLMGAALGGLLPCIAAVIRHSVPDSAAGSILGLSISSQYVGQVAGPILGGFVGGHIGMRSVFLGTSLLLLAGAAYAWLVRPREATTSDLRAPADQLDA, encoded by the coding sequence ATGACCGACACGCAACGGGACGCGGCCAGCGCTGGACCAGGCTCGATCTACTGGAGGCGCAACCTTGCCGTCTCGCTGATCGGCTCCTTCACCACGATCGTGGCGATGACGCTGCTGCTTCCCTTCCTGCCGCTTTATGTCGAAGAGCTCGGCGTGACCGATCATGCGGCGATCGTGCAATGGTCGGGCATCGCCTATGGCGCCACCTTCCTGGCGGCCGCTCTCGTCGCGCCGCTCTGGGGGCGGCTCGGCGATATCTATGGCCGCAAGCTGATGCTGGTGCGCGCCAGCCTCGGCATGACGCTGGCGATCTCGCTGATGGGCATGGCCGGCAATGTCTGGCAGCTGGTGGCGCTGCGCCTGTTCGTCGGGCTTGCCGGCGGCTACTCTTCCGGCTCGATGGTGCTGGTGGCGACGCAGACGCCGAAGGACCGCTCGGCGTGGGCGCTCGGCGTCTTGTCTTCCGGCATCATGGCCGGCAATCTCGTCGGGCCGCTGATTGGCGGCGCACTGCCGCAGCTCATCGGCATCCGCGGCACGTTTCTCGCCGCCGGGGCTATCATCTTCCTCGCCTTTCTCGCCACCACCCTGCTGATCAAGGAGGAGAAGTCACCGGCCCGCAGCCTGGCGGCCAAGGCGAGCGGCGGCTGGAGATCCATAAACGACAGGCGCCCCGTCATTGCCATGCTGGCAACCGGCATGCTGCTGATGCTCGCCAATATGTCGATCGAGCCGATCATCACCGTCTATGTCGCTGAGATCGTGCCCGTCGATGCGCAAGTGACGATGATCTCCGGTCTCGTCATGTCGGCCGCCGCCCTCGGCAGCATCGTTTCGGCCTCATGGCTCGGCAGGCTCGCCGACAGGGTCGGCCACTGGCCAGTGATCGCGGGTGCGCTCGTGGTCGCCGGGCTGCTGCTGATCCCGCAGGCTCTCGTCACCAGTCCCTGGCAGCTGATCATCCTGCGCTTCTTGATGGGAGCAGCACTCGGCGGGCTGCTGCCCTGCATCGCCGCCGTCATCCGCCATAGCGTGCCGGACAGTGCGGCCGGCAGCATTCTCGGGCTTTCCATCTCGTCGCAATATGTCGGCCAGGTCGCGGGCCCCATCCTCGGCGGCTTCGTCGGCGGGCATATCGGCATGCGCTCGGTTTTTCTCGGCACCTCGCTGCTGCTTCTGGCCGGTGCTGCCTATGCCTGGCTGGTGCGGCCGAGGGAGGCCACAACATCAGACCTGCGAGCTCCCGCAGATCAGCTCGACGCCTGA
- a CDS encoding TetR/AcrR family transcriptional regulator has protein sequence MKDEKKRGRPRAFDAKAALGKARDVFWDRGFAAASLDNLSAATNLNRPSLYGAFGDKEALYLEALEAYRQDGMDVLKQALDSSLPLRDNLASVYAGALAIYLHGETAARGCLLIGTASVEAVQHERVREVLGRSLNEFDGEIEKRMRIAVERGELPESADPLMLARLASAVMHSLAVRARAGDSREVLESIARSGVELICGSSQV, from the coding sequence ATGAAGGACGAGAAGAAACGCGGCCGCCCGAGGGCTTTTGACGCCAAGGCGGCGCTCGGCAAGGCGAGGGACGTCTTTTGGGACAGGGGCTTTGCCGCCGCCTCGCTCGACAATCTGAGTGCCGCGACCAACCTCAACCGCCCAAGCCTCTACGGCGCCTTTGGCGACAAGGAGGCTCTCTATCTCGAAGCCCTGGAGGCCTATCGGCAGGATGGCATGGACGTGCTGAAGCAGGCGCTCGACTCGTCACTGCCGCTGCGCGACAATCTCGCGAGCGTCTACGCCGGGGCGTTAGCGATCTATCTGCACGGCGAAACCGCCGCCCGCGGCTGCCTGCTGATCGGCACCGCCTCGGTCGAGGCGGTCCAACATGAGCGTGTGCGCGAGGTGCTCGGCCGCAGCCTCAACGAGTTCGATGGTGAGATCGAAAAACGCATGCGCATTGCCGTCGAAAGGGGCGAGCTTCCCGAGAGCGCCGATCCGCTGATGCTGGCAAGGCTCGCCTCCGCGGTCATGCATTCGCTTGCCGTGCGCGCCCGCGCCGGCGACAGCCGTGAGGTGCTGGAGTCGATCGCCCGCTCAGGCGTCGAGCTGATCTGCGGGAGCTCGCAGGTCTGA
- a CDS encoding glutathione S-transferase N-terminal domain-containing protein, with protein MKLYMHAAACSLSPHIICRELGLDIELVQVDRKTHRTSKGEDYLVINGNGYVPALMLDDGKVLTEGPAIVQFLAEGSGLLPEVGDIKRNEVQSYLNFITAELHKPMVLLFSPIYSSVHGEIRAVISKRLAWLNDRVTAPYLTGDAFTVADAYLFVCLNWSPWIDIDLKQWPALSGFMARVAARPKVREALQAEDLQAFEAGGVYFAPQAYLASAGRAGEPVRP; from the coding sequence ATGAAACTCTATATGCACGCCGCAGCCTGCTCGCTTTCGCCGCACATCATCTGCCGGGAGCTGGGGCTCGACATCGAGCTCGTCCAGGTCGATCGGAAGACCCACAGGACAAGCAAAGGCGAAGACTACCTGGTCATCAACGGCAACGGCTATGTGCCGGCGCTGATGCTGGACGATGGAAAGGTACTGACCGAAGGGCCGGCGATCGTGCAGTTTCTGGCGGAAGGCTCGGGCCTGCTGCCGGAAGTCGGCGACATCAAGCGCAACGAGGTGCAATCCTATCTCAATTTCATCACCGCCGAGCTGCACAAGCCGATGGTGCTGCTGTTCAGCCCGATCTATTCCAGCGTGCATGGAGAAATCCGCGCAGTGATCTCGAAGCGGCTCGCCTGGCTGAACGACCGTGTGACCGCACCCTATCTTACCGGCGATGCCTTCACGGTGGCCGACGCCTATCTCTTCGTCTGCCTCAACTGGTCGCCCTGGATCGACATCGATCTGAAACAATGGCCGGCACTGAGCGGCTTCATGGCTCGCGTCGCGGCGCGCCCCAAGGTGCGAGAGGCACTGCAGGCCGAAGATCTCCAGGCCTTCGAGGCCGGCGGCGTCTATTTCGCCCCGCAGGCCTATCTCGCCTCGGCCGGACGGGCCGGCGAACCGGTGCGGCCGTAG